A window from Microscilla marina ATCC 23134 encodes these proteins:
- a CDS encoding precorrin-2 dehydrogenase/sirohydrochlorin ferrochelatase family protein, which translates to MATNTLTENTGNNLFPIFLKLHQLDILLVGAGNVGLEKLSALLKNSPEANVTVVADMVLPETRALIGQHPTVSLLERQYETHDLKDRDLVICATDNQPLHQSIRQQARGQKTIINVADTPDLCDFYLGSVVKKGDLKIAISTNGKSPTLAKRMRQYFEATLPDNIQNLLNNLHQFRNRLKGDFQHKLETLNALTENMVANEANTSTEGKQKQQKQAEKSHNA; encoded by the coding sequence ATGGCAACTAATACTCTAACCGAAAACACAGGCAACAATTTGTTTCCTATTTTCTTGAAACTGCACCAATTAGACATTTTGCTGGTGGGGGCAGGCAATGTAGGGCTCGAAAAACTTTCGGCGCTGCTCAAAAACAGCCCTGAGGCTAATGTAACCGTGGTGGCAGATATGGTACTGCCCGAAACCCGTGCTTTGATTGGGCAACACCCTACAGTAAGTTTGCTTGAGCGCCAATATGAAACCCACGACTTGAAAGACCGCGACTTGGTGATTTGCGCCACTGACAATCAACCATTGCACCAAAGCATTCGCCAACAGGCGCGTGGGCAAAAAACCATTATCAACGTGGCAGATACTCCCGACTTGTGCGATTTTTATTTGGGGTCGGTGGTAAAAAAAGGAGATTTAAAAATAGCCATTTCTACCAATGGTAAGTCGCCCACGCTGGCAAAACGCATGCGCCAGTATTTTGAGGCTACTTTGCCCGATAATATTCAAAATCTGCTGAACAATTTACACCAGTTTAGAAACCGCCTTAAGGGTGACTTTCAGCACAAGCTGGAGACCCTCAATGCGCTTACCGAAAATATGGTGGCAAACGAGGCAAATACCTCAACAGAAGGAAAACAAAAACAACAAAAGCAGGCTGAAAAGTCGCACAACGCATAG
- the cobA gene encoding uroporphyrinogen-III C-methyltransferase, which yields MNAFLNNTNTTLYQGALSQRRTLKPKLTLVGAGPGDPELITLKAIRALANADVVLYDALANPALLEYAPKNALKKYVGKRGGKKYLSQDQINQLIVEEAFQHGHVVRLKGGDPFVFGRGHEELAFAQSFDMDTEVVPGISSSLAVPALKQIPLTKRGINESFWVITGTTKKQEISQDMPLAAQSSATVIILMGMRKLKEIAAIFSQYGKQNTPVAIIQNGSCANEKTGFGEVHNIAAIAEQKGLGAPAVIVIGEVVRLATSAPAEFKNLVNQQINTGNYGN from the coding sequence ATGAACGCTTTTTTAAACAATACAAACACTACATTATACCAGGGGGCTTTGAGCCAACGACGCACCCTCAAGCCCAAGCTTACACTAGTGGGCGCAGGTCCTGGCGACCCCGAACTCATTACCCTGAAGGCTATCAGGGCTTTGGCAAACGCCGATGTGGTACTATACGATGCCTTGGCAAATCCGGCTTTGCTGGAGTATGCTCCCAAAAATGCCCTCAAAAAATATGTAGGCAAACGCGGAGGTAAAAAATATTTGTCACAAGATCAGATCAATCAATTGATTGTAGAGGAGGCTTTTCAACACGGGCACGTAGTGCGCCTTAAGGGAGGAGATCCTTTTGTGTTTGGTCGCGGACATGAAGAGTTGGCTTTTGCCCAATCGTTTGACATGGACACCGAAGTAGTGCCTGGCATCAGCAGCTCGCTTGCCGTGCCTGCGCTTAAGCAAATTCCTTTGACCAAGCGTGGCATCAACGAAAGTTTTTGGGTGATTACGGGTACTACCAAAAAACAGGAAATATCTCAAGATATGCCTTTAGCGGCACAATCATCGGCTACGGTCATTATTCTGATGGGAATGCGCAAACTCAAAGAAATCGCCGCCATATTTAGCCAATATGGCAAACAAAATACGCCCGTGGCAATCATTCAGAATGGAAGTTGTGCCAACGAAAAAACTGGCTTTGGCGAAGTACATAACATTGCCGCTATAGCGGAGCAAAAAGGCTTAGGCGCTCCGGCAGTCATTGTGATTGGCGAGGTGGTAAGGCTGGCAACTTCGGCTCCGGCTGAATTTAAAAATTTGGTAAACCAACAGATCAACACGGGCAACTATGGCAACTAA
- a CDS encoding HEPN domain-containing protein, translating into MQSFRTELEDLNNPIVEKDIIELGNKIQLFHEGKIDDEKFRSLRLARGVYGQRQPGVQMIRIKIPFGRLTTQQLVRIADVADEYSDGNLHATTRQDIQIHYVSLDRTPELWAQLEKDQITLREACGNTVRNVTASARAGIDPNEPFDVSPYAQVVFEYFLRNPVCQEMGRKFKIAFSSSEADTAFTFIHDLGFIPKVRTNAQGEEERGFKVMLGGGLGAIPHLAKTGVEFLPEDELIPFSESILRVFDRYGERSRRQKARLKFLVKELGLEKVLELAEAERKALPYKTYPINRDILPEVSPPAPLNGALAGIQINNQQQYDRWLATNVFEQKQAGFYGVFIKLSLGNMNTKTARELAQIVQTYAADDIRITISQNYLLKYVRKESLPALFQALDALNLAQPGYDSVADITACPGTDTCNLGISSSTGITRALEEVIHAEYPDLIHNQQIKIKISGCPNSCGQHTLATIGFHGSSIKKGALVLPALQVLLGGGVSGNGDGLVADKVIKVPSKRGVEVLRVLLADYDANQLEGEYYTDYYRRLGKKYFYTLLKPLANLDNLEQDDFLDWGHNDPFEVIKAVGECAGVIIDLVATLVYETEEKYQTAQQTFNEGAYADAIYHAYNTFINGAKALLLGEDVKTNAQITVMKKFEEHLGNQAEFTFEGGFKAHVLRMNQHEPTAEFAKEYIEQAGDFLNKIKAYRGKQIAETTL; encoded by the coding sequence ATGCAAAGTTTTAGAACCGAATTAGAGGATTTGAACAACCCAATCGTTGAGAAAGACATCATCGAACTGGGCAATAAAATTCAATTATTCCATGAAGGGAAAATTGACGATGAAAAGTTTCGCAGCTTACGTTTGGCGCGAGGAGTCTACGGACAGCGTCAGCCGGGGGTGCAAATGATCCGAATCAAAATACCTTTTGGACGCCTCACTACCCAACAATTGGTACGCATTGCCGACGTTGCCGACGAATACTCTGACGGCAACTTGCACGCCACTACCCGCCAAGACATTCAGATTCACTATGTGAGCCTTGACCGCACCCCTGAGCTATGGGCACAGCTCGAAAAAGACCAAATTACTTTGCGTGAAGCCTGTGGTAATACTGTGCGTAATGTAACTGCTTCGGCAAGAGCAGGTATTGACCCCAACGAACCCTTTGATGTATCGCCTTATGCCCAAGTGGTGTTCGAATACTTTTTACGCAATCCGGTTTGCCAGGAAATGGGGCGTAAATTTAAAATTGCTTTCTCATCAAGCGAAGCCGATACCGCCTTTACTTTTATTCACGATTTAGGGTTTATACCCAAAGTGCGCACCAACGCCCAAGGCGAAGAAGAACGCGGTTTTAAAGTAATGTTGGGTGGTGGCTTAGGTGCTATCCCTCACTTGGCTAAAACCGGGGTAGAATTTTTACCCGAAGACGAACTGATCCCTTTCAGCGAATCTATTCTCAGGGTGTTTGATCGCTACGGAGAGCGTAGCCGTCGCCAAAAGGCCAGGCTTAAGTTTTTGGTAAAGGAATTAGGGCTCGAAAAAGTACTGGAGCTTGCCGAAGCTGAGCGCAAAGCTTTGCCTTACAAAACCTACCCGATCAACCGCGATATTTTACCAGAAGTAAGTCCTCCGGCACCACTAAACGGGGCTCTTGCCGGAATACAAATAAATAACCAACAACAATACGACCGTTGGCTTGCTACCAATGTATTTGAACAAAAGCAAGCCGGATTTTACGGTGTCTTTATTAAACTGTCTTTAGGCAATATGAACACTAAAACGGCACGTGAGCTTGCGCAAATTGTGCAAACTTACGCTGCCGATGATATTAGAATTACCATTAGCCAAAACTACTTGCTAAAGTACGTGCGCAAAGAGTCGTTGCCAGCCTTGTTTCAGGCGCTCGACGCGCTCAACCTTGCCCAACCAGGTTACGACAGTGTGGCTGATATTACGGCTTGCCCTGGCACCGACACTTGTAACCTGGGCATATCGAGCAGCACTGGCATTACCCGTGCTCTTGAAGAGGTAATCCACGCTGAATATCCTGACTTGATTCATAACCAACAAATTAAGATCAAAATTAGCGGTTGCCCCAACTCTTGTGGACAGCACACGCTTGCCACGATTGGTTTTCACGGAAGCTCTATCAAAAAAGGCGCCCTGGTGTTGCCAGCTCTACAGGTATTGTTAGGGGGTGGTGTAAGTGGCAACGGTGACGGCTTGGTAGCGGATAAGGTGATAAAAGTACCCAGTAAACGTGGCGTAGAAGTGCTGCGTGTACTACTTGCCGACTATGACGCCAACCAATTAGAAGGTGAGTATTATACTGATTATTACCGTCGTTTGGGCAAAAAATATTTTTACACCCTACTCAAGCCTTTGGCAAACCTCGACAACCTGGAACAAGACGATTTTCTTGACTGGGGACACAACGATCCTTTTGAGGTGATCAAGGCAGTAGGCGAATGTGCAGGGGTAATCATTGACCTGGTGGCTACACTGGTATACGAAACCGAAGAAAAATACCAAACTGCTCAGCAAACGTTTAACGAAGGGGCTTACGCCGATGCCATTTACCACGCTTACAATACTTTTATCAATGGCGCCAAGGCTTTGCTACTGGGCGAAGATGTAAAAACCAACGCTCAGATTACAGTGATGAAAAAGTTTGAAGAGCATTTGGGCAATCAGGCTGAATTTACCTTTGAAGGTGGTTTTAAAGCACATGTATTACGCATGAACCAACACGAACCCACCGCTGAGTTTGCCAAAGAGTACATTGAGCAGGCGGGAGATTTCTTAAATAAAATTAAAGCTTATCGTGGCAAGCAAATAGCGGAAACAACCTTATAA
- a CDS encoding sulfite exporter TauE/SafE family protein: MINLEKVQKAFTWHIRRVVYTAASLFLVSLVIVFLVNQPPALSKAIQQITPHLSWSFVGYIAIGFVVQTIGVAYGLITSTILLSLGLPPILVSSSVHATAVFTNGTSGWAHYRMGNINKKLFWHLLIPGIVGVLLGTLLLTSINGHLIKPFVAVYMLGMGIVVFSRSLKKKVRKQKTRNITPLALVGGFLDGVGGGGWSALITSTLISKGRTPRYTIGTVNTVKFFIAVISTGAFLSLVHLTPKDWMLIAGLLIGGVPASYFSAFLAARLQSKMLMRIVGVTIILLSSYMVGSVFYASIT; the protein is encoded by the coding sequence GTGATAAATTTAGAGAAGGTACAAAAGGCTTTTACATGGCATATTCGCCGGGTGGTATACACTGCAGCAAGTCTTTTTTTGGTGAGTCTGGTCATCGTGTTTCTTGTTAACCAACCTCCGGCGCTGAGCAAGGCAATTCAACAAATCACCCCTCACCTCTCCTGGAGTTTTGTGGGCTATATTGCCATTGGTTTTGTAGTACAAACCATTGGGGTGGCTTATGGGCTCATTACTTCTACCATATTGCTGAGCCTGGGCTTGCCGCCTATTTTGGTGAGTAGTAGTGTACACGCCACCGCAGTATTTACCAATGGTACGTCGGGCTGGGCACACTACCGCATGGGTAACATCAACAAGAAACTTTTTTGGCATTTGCTCATTCCGGGCATTGTGGGGGTATTGCTGGGTACATTGTTGCTCACCAGCATCAACGGTCATCTGATTAAACCTTTTGTAGCAGTGTACATGTTGGGCATGGGCATCGTGGTTTTTTCGCGTTCGCTCAAAAAGAAAGTACGCAAACAAAAGACTCGAAACATTACACCGCTTGCTTTGGTGGGAGGGTTTCTCGACGGGGTAGGTGGCGGTGGATGGAGCGCCTTGATTACTTCTACGCTCATAAGCAAAGGGCGCACTCCACGCTATACGATTGGCACAGTAAACACCGTGAAGTTTTTTATTGCGGTAATTTCTACCGGAGCATTTTTGAGCCTGGTACACCTTACCCCAAAAGACTGGATGTTGATTGCAGGTTTGTTGATTGGCGGGGTGCCAGCGTCTTACTTTTCGGCTTTTTTAGCCGCCAGGCTTCAGTCTAAAATGCTGATGCGAATTGTAGGGGTGACAATCATTTTATTGAGTAGCTATATGGTAGGAAGCGTTTTTTATGCCTCTATTACTTGA